In a genomic window of Gemmatimonadaceae bacterium:
- a CDS encoding RsmE family RNA methyltransferase, producing the protein MERDRRAAIATFYCEGPLVAGIPVTPSDDVRNHLRARRLGDGDTVQLTNGEGLLGAATLRARGKRDLELAVSSVKNVARQPAIHLRAPVADRDRMLWLAEKSTELEVASWQGVRFRRSASVTQRGEGTGFSAKLRARMVSAVEQSGGAWLPSILPDGDVESLTQEPSLRVVMDAGGDPLLSVIGQNAADGIILLVGPEGGIEDEERTMLEHAGWGRASLGASTLRFETAAVAAIAVARAAQCSRER; encoded by the coding sequence GTGGAGCGCGACCGTCGAGCCGCGATAGCGACCTTCTACTGCGAAGGCCCGCTCGTCGCGGGCATTCCGGTCACGCCGAGCGATGACGTGCGCAATCACCTGCGAGCGCGTCGGCTCGGTGACGGCGACACCGTTCAGCTCACGAATGGCGAAGGGCTACTCGGAGCGGCGACGCTCCGAGCCCGAGGCAAACGCGATCTCGAGTTGGCGGTGTCGTCAGTCAAGAACGTCGCGCGACAGCCGGCGATTCATCTGCGTGCCCCAGTCGCCGACCGCGATCGCATGCTCTGGCTCGCCGAAAAATCGACGGAGCTCGAGGTCGCGAGTTGGCAGGGCGTACGCTTCCGTCGCTCGGCAAGCGTGACTCAGCGCGGCGAAGGGACGGGGTTCTCGGCGAAACTGCGCGCGCGCATGGTATCCGCGGTCGAGCAATCGGGCGGGGCGTGGTTGCCGTCCATCCTCCCCGACGGCGATGTGGAATCGCTTACGCAGGAGCCGTCGCTTCGCGTCGTGATGGACGCGGGCGGTGACCCGCTGCTCTCGGTGATCGGGCAGAACGCAGCCGACGGCATCATCTTGTTGGTGGGACCGGAGGGCGGCATCGAAGATGAAGAGCGTACGATGCTCGAGCACGCCGGCTGGGGTCGTGCGAGTCTGGGCGCATCGACGCTTCGCTTCGAGACGGCGGCGGTGGCGGCAATCGCCGTCGCCCGCGCCGCACAATGTTCACGGGAGCGCTAG
- a CDS encoding histidine triad nucleotide-binding protein, with the protein MADDCIFCRIVRREIPATIVHEDGHCVAIRDINPQAPVHVVIIARDHVASLDDASDAAQLGALSIAARDIARNEKIAKSGYRTVVNTNSDGGQTVFHLHMHLLGGRHMTWPPG; encoded by the coding sequence ATGGCCGACGACTGCATCTTCTGCCGCATCGTACGGCGCGAGATTCCGGCGACGATCGTCCACGAGGACGGCCATTGCGTCGCCATTCGCGACATCAATCCCCAGGCGCCGGTGCACGTCGTGATCATCGCGCGGGATCACGTTGCGTCGCTCGACGATGCCTCGGACGCGGCGCAGCTCGGCGCGCTGTCGATCGCGGCGCGTGACATCGCGCGCAACGAAAAAATCGCCAAGTCCGGCTATCGCACCGTGGTCAACACGAATTCGGACGGCGGGCAGACGGTGTTCCATCTTCACATGCACTTGCTCGGCGGGCGCCACATGACTTGGCCGCCGGGATAG